From a single Lewinella sp. LCG006 genomic region:
- a CDS encoding polyprenol monophosphomannose synthase — MSDCLVIIPTYNEKENIVKMIHTVFSLPHDFHILIVDDGSPDGTATLVKDQQKEFAGRLHILERTGKLGLGTAYIAGFRWGLERPQYEYFFEMDADFSHNPNDLVRLYEACALQGGDMSVGSRYVKGGQLQDWPWDRVLLSYGASVYVRLITFMPVKDPTAGFVCYTRRVLQAIDFDKIRFVGYAFQIEMKFATRQLGYKIIEVPITFTDRIEGTSKMSKGIIKEAVFGVMQMRWRSLFSSYRSS; from the coding sequence TTGAGCGACTGCCTCGTAATCATTCCGACCTACAACGAGAAAGAGAACATTGTGAAAATGATTCACACTGTATTCTCCCTGCCCCATGATTTTCACATCCTGATTGTCGATGATGGTTCTCCAGATGGGACGGCAACCTTGGTCAAAGATCAGCAAAAGGAATTTGCTGGCCGCTTGCATATACTAGAGCGTACGGGTAAACTAGGTTTAGGCACAGCTTATATAGCTGGCTTTCGCTGGGGCTTAGAACGCCCTCAATACGAATACTTCTTCGAGATGGACGCCGATTTCAGTCATAATCCCAATGACCTGGTACGACTTTATGAAGCTTGTGCGCTGCAAGGAGGGGATATGTCGGTAGGCTCTCGCTACGTCAAAGGTGGACAGTTGCAAGATTGGCCCTGGGATCGGGTTTTGCTCAGCTACGGGGCCTCAGTGTACGTGCGTTTGATCACTTTTATGCCAGTCAAGGACCCAACCGCAGGCTTTGTTTGCTATACTCGCCGCGTTTTGCAAGCCATTGATTTCGACAAGATTCGCTTCGTCGGTTACGCTTTCCAAATCGAGATGAAATTCGCGACCCGTCAATTAGGTTACAAAATCATTGAGGTTCCCATCACTTTTACGGATCGGATAGAGGGCACTTCAAAAATGTCAAAAGGTATTATCAAAGAAGCGGTATTTGGCGTCATGCAAATGCGTTGGCGGTCTTTGTTTTCCAGCTACCGTAGCTCTTAG
- a CDS encoding IS1634 family transposase produces MLIKAEPVGDLPAISRLLQSTGLSQRVDKHYPTHHLWQGTSIGKTLEAFLVYILSENDHRLYNVEDWALGLERTLSWLLDEADFQAAYLSDDRLGSLLDYLSKDDERWMSFQRDHNQSLIRFYDLDNGTDQGPLDTVRIDSTTAQSHRETEGIFQLGHNATGLALPQVKLMLLAIDKANLPLALNVVAGQNSDDKLYVPALEQAWEQGLKSKGVLVVGDRKLCNQYNMCFIADSGNYYLGPLAQRQYSREELMQAREWIEQQQEPAERVMRQAAGSKDSQAIALVKELPAREIISADGTIHTQRLFGVCSLNLRKRQVAQLEQRCQTACQEVRLRFTRNRGRKTIKSVEEAERTINKILDKHKVAHLYSWKITLSQDPAEPCSVELTLDEQQNNIEQQLAGWRVMATNAPSDRLSACEVVLCYWEEYRIEQHFHLLLTKCTSLTPIFLKKENRIQAMLRILMLALQYYNLWQYTIRQTLKSEQNSYLTNLVPGNPGRKVERPTTSLVLSAFRSVQMIYIMTDDHKASVHLQGIEEHHLRLLKMMRLPTDIYRHPWEA; encoded by the coding sequence ATGCTGATCAAAGCAGAGCCTGTAGGCGATCTACCGGCGATTAGTCGCCTACTCCAATCGACCGGTTTGTCCCAGCGCGTGGACAAGCACTATCCTACTCATCATTTGTGGCAGGGAACCAGTATTGGCAAGACATTGGAGGCTTTTCTGGTCTATATTCTGAGCGAGAACGATCATCGACTGTACAACGTAGAAGACTGGGCTTTGGGCTTGGAGCGCACGTTGAGTTGGCTTTTGGATGAAGCTGATTTTCAGGCTGCTTATCTCAGTGATGACCGTTTGGGTAGTCTGCTGGACTACCTGTCTAAGGACGATGAGCGCTGGATGTCCTTTCAGCGCGATCATAACCAATCGCTAATTCGGTTTTACGATCTGGACAACGGTACTGATCAAGGTCCCCTTGATACGGTGCGTATCGACAGTACCACGGCTCAAAGTCATCGAGAAACAGAAGGCATTTTTCAGTTGGGGCATAATGCCACGGGTTTGGCCCTACCTCAGGTAAAATTGATGCTACTGGCTATAGACAAAGCCAACCTGCCACTGGCTCTGAACGTGGTAGCAGGGCAAAACAGTGACGACAAGCTTTACGTGCCAGCCTTGGAACAGGCCTGGGAACAAGGTCTCAAGTCCAAAGGAGTACTGGTAGTGGGAGACCGCAAGCTGTGTAATCAGTACAATATGTGTTTCATTGCTGACAGCGGCAACTACTACTTGGGCCCATTGGCTCAACGACAATACTCACGAGAGGAATTAATGCAAGCCCGTGAGTGGATTGAGCAACAACAAGAGCCCGCCGAACGCGTAATGCGTCAGGCGGCGGGAAGTAAGGATTCACAAGCCATCGCGCTGGTTAAAGAGCTGCCCGCACGTGAAATCATCTCCGCTGACGGCACGATTCACACCCAAAGGCTATTCGGGGTATGTAGCTTGAATCTACGCAAGCGCCAAGTTGCCCAACTAGAGCAACGCTGCCAGACCGCTTGCCAGGAGGTCAGACTGCGCTTCACGCGCAACCGAGGTCGTAAAACGATCAAGTCGGTAGAGGAAGCTGAACGAACCATCAACAAGATACTGGACAAGCACAAAGTCGCTCACCTATACAGCTGGAAGATCACACTATCTCAGGACCCGGCCGAACCTTGCAGTGTGGAACTTACACTGGACGAGCAGCAAAACAACATCGAACAGCAACTGGCCGGATGGCGCGTGATGGCCACTAACGCTCCTTCGGATAGACTCTCGGCTTGCGAGGTGGTACTTTGTTACTGGGAGGAGTATCGTATCGAGCAGCATTTTCATTTGCTGTTGACCAAATGCACCTCGCTTACGCCAATCTTCCTGAAAAAAGAAAATCGCATCCAAGCCATGTTGCGCATACTAATGCTGGCTCTACAGTACTATAATCTGTGGCAATACACCATCCGCCAAACACTGAAAAGCGAACAAAACAGCTATCTTACCAATCTGGTGCCCGGCAATCCCGGCCGCAAAGTTGAGCGACCTACCACATCGCTGGTCTTAAGCGCGTTCCGAAGCGTCCAGATGATCTACATAATGACTGATGATCACAAAGCCAGCGTACACTTGCAGGGCATCGAAGAACATCACCTGAGGTTGCTTAAGATGATGCGATTGCCAACAGATATTTATCGTCATCCATGGGAGGCGTGA
- a CDS encoding DUF1573 domain-containing protein, producing the protein MKFLLLSMAFSGLLFSFPAPNAPVVWQVPTTYDFGDLERGVPRTTIFTFRNIGSDALYIDNVRTSCGCTSPEWEDVRVAPDSLGHIVIEYDADDTGYFNKGIKVYFNGYRKAERLSIEGWVEE; encoded by the coding sequence ATGAAATTCTTACTCTTAAGCATGGCCTTTAGTGGCCTCCTGTTTTCCTTCCCTGCTCCTAATGCCCCCGTTGTCTGGCAGGTGCCCACTACATATGATTTTGGAGATCTGGAACGAGGCGTACCACGGACGACCATTTTTACTTTCCGTAATATCGGTTCGGATGCTTTGTACATTGATAATGTGCGCACTTCCTGTGGTTGTACCAGCCCCGAATGGGAGGATGTACGCGTGGCGCCCGACTCATTAGGCCATATTGTGATCGAGTACGATGCTGATGATACAGGATACTTTAATAAAGGCATCAAAGTCTACTTCAATGGCTACCGCAAAGCTGAGCGGCTCTCAATAGAAGGCTGGGTAGAAGAGTAG
- a CDS encoding DUF2452 domain-containing protein — MAKEHAKQDQVKEAKWVNPIDPEKIAENPHLLPYAHTVGGAVIKPMDKGRMKGRAVAAMYEQTDLQLAQIKEQIDLLAQQARKLQERVRISEEIYLTDMNFEPLIGRNYFLYRQSSGKTILSMVSPDEWGKKPPYTFVAEVKMLADHTWDVLRTNEESPFGQ, encoded by the coding sequence ATGGCCAAAGAGCACGCAAAACAAGACCAAGTGAAGGAAGCAAAATGGGTGAACCCTATTGACCCAGAAAAAATAGCAGAGAACCCTCATTTACTGCCGTATGCTCATACTGTGGGTGGAGCAGTAATCAAGCCCATGGACAAGGGGCGAATGAAAGGACGTGCAGTAGCTGCTATGTATGAGCAGACTGATTTGCAGCTAGCACAGATCAAGGAACAAATTGATTTGTTGGCTCAACAAGCAAGAAAACTACAGGAACGCGTACGTATTTCCGAGGAGATTTATCTGACGGACATGAATTTCGAACCGCTTATTGGGAGGAACTATTTTCTTTACCGACAATCTTCCGGCAAGACCATCCTCTCGATGGTTAGCCCCGATGAGTGGGGGAAGAAACCTCCCTATACCTTCGTTGCCGAAGTGAAGATGCTTGCCGACCATACCTGGGATGTTTTGCGTACCAATGAGGAATCCCCTTTTGGACAATAA
- a CDS encoding 3'-5' exonuclease produces MLEQIDIANVLFLDIETVSGHAAFTDLHEDLQALWAHKARSVLKTTDEISEEDLAASYQDRAAIFAEFGKIVCISVGAVHRDKDKRLKVRLKSFASADEGEVLSGFAELLAQYYNNPMKYFLCGHNIKEFDIPYVCRRMIVNNMTFPKMLDIAGKKPWETKHLLDTMELWKFGDRKSYTSLKLLAATLGFPSPKDDIDGSMVGRVFWEDDDIDRIAHYCEKDVLATAQLFLRFQLAPLLEEDQIDHVGR; encoded by the coding sequence ATGCTCGAACAAATCGATATTGCCAACGTCCTTTTCCTTGATATTGAGACGGTCAGCGGACATGCAGCATTCACCGACCTCCATGAAGATCTCCAAGCACTATGGGCGCACAAGGCTCGTTCGGTACTTAAAACCACCGACGAAATCAGCGAAGAAGACCTGGCGGCCTCCTATCAGGATCGAGCCGCTATCTTTGCGGAATTTGGAAAAATTGTCTGTATCTCTGTCGGTGCCGTACATCGCGACAAAGATAAGCGCTTAAAAGTTCGCTTAAAATCCTTCGCTAGTGCGGATGAAGGCGAAGTACTCAGCGGCTTTGCCGAGCTATTGGCCCAGTACTACAACAACCCCATGAAGTATTTCCTTTGCGGACACAACATCAAGGAATTTGATATCCCCTACGTCTGCCGACGCATGATCGTCAACAATATGACTTTCCCTAAAATGCTCGACATTGCCGGGAAAAAGCCCTGGGAAACCAAGCACCTGCTGGACACCATGGAACTTTGGAAATTTGGGGATCGCAAATCTTATACCTCCCTCAAGCTACTAGCAGCCACCCTCGGCTTCCCTTCTCCAAAGGATGATATCGACGGCAGCATGGTCGGCCGCGTTTTCTGGGAAGATGATGACATTGATCGGATCGCTCACTATTGCGAAAAAGATGTTTTGGCTACAGCCCAATTATTCCTACGCTTTCAGCTGGCACCACTGCTGGAGGAAGACCAGATTGATCATGTGGGGCGGTAA
- a CDS encoding SUMF1/EgtB/PvdO family nonheme iron enzyme, whose translation MTRSCNLFIWMMFIWPSWQLLAQASTTDFYQIPAQQFNYRSESEPDIANSFIKRPRVISISLTDFSISRQISLKEYRQFVESQPSEMYRQLRPDTSITHAEAYRAYWETDDYDKYPALGISWENAIAYCQWRTLEEQRPGSYSYYYTLPTYYQWIGAFRQLDSKRKKHDFNQDYADWLLHSYPITEYSFLHDLNPDLAYQEDTLELLKLQHSLTIGASYRRQLANIRDYYRLKMTKNRGYPDVGFRIVKVMLPTSEEERTAIDKYFVALWQLH comes from the coding sequence ATGACTAGATCATGCAATCTCTTCATCTGGATGATGTTTATCTGGCCCAGTTGGCAGCTCCTTGCGCAAGCTTCAACAACAGACTTTTACCAGATACCTGCACAGCAGTTCAACTATCGTTCAGAAAGCGAGCCAGATATCGCTAACTCCTTCATAAAGCGACCTAGAGTAATCTCTATCTCACTAACCGATTTTTCTATCAGCAGACAAATTAGCCTGAAAGAATACCGACAATTTGTTGAAAGTCAGCCATCGGAAATGTACCGCCAACTACGACCTGACACCAGCATCACCCACGCCGAAGCCTACCGTGCTTATTGGGAAACCGATGACTATGACAAGTACCCTGCCTTAGGAATCTCCTGGGAAAACGCTATAGCCTACTGCCAATGGAGAACCCTGGAAGAACAGCGCCCTGGTTCCTATTCCTATTATTACACTTTACCCACTTATTATCAGTGGATTGGTGCCTTTCGTCAACTGGACAGCAAACGAAAAAAACACGACTTCAACCAGGATTATGCGGATTGGTTACTCCATTCTTATCCTATCACAGAATATAGCTTTCTGCATGACCTGAATCCAGATCTAGCATATCAAGAAGATACATTAGAACTGCTAAAGCTTCAGCACAGTCTTACCATTGGTGCTTCTTATCGTCGACAACTAGCAAATATCAGAGATTACTACCGGCTAAAAATGACAAAAAACCGAGGCTATCCCGATGTGGGTTTCAGGATCGTAAAGGTAATGCTACCGACATCTGAAGAGGAGCGAACAGCAATAGACAAGTACTTTGTAGCGCTTTGGCAATTGCATTAA
- a CDS encoding aminotransferase class IV translates to MEEQLVQLLESICLQDGTLDLLPFHQERVNHSRRQLFGIKQQLNLKTFLDQQSLPDTGCHKIRIVYDKVIHSFSCEPYAQRRVKTLRVVNLEPFNYRYKYLDRKRLDEAFTYRDGCDDIIMSWHDYITDSYYGNLALYDGQKWWTPVHPLLKGTRRAKLCKEGRLHPTVIRVPDLKYFKEVRIINAMIPLAESRPIKVDQIFLPGQ, encoded by the coding sequence TTGGAGGAACAGCTGGTCCAATTACTAGAGTCGATATGCCTTCAAGATGGTACCTTAGACCTCCTTCCTTTTCATCAGGAGCGGGTGAATCACTCGCGTCGCCAGCTTTTTGGGATCAAACAACAGTTGAATTTAAAAACCTTTCTGGACCAGCAATCGCTTCCCGACACAGGTTGCCATAAAATAAGGATTGTTTACGATAAAGTGATCCACTCTTTTTCTTGTGAACCTTATGCACAGCGTAGGGTAAAAACGCTTCGCGTCGTCAATTTGGAGCCCTTCAATTACCGCTATAAATACCTGGATCGTAAACGCCTGGATGAAGCTTTTACCTACCGCGATGGCTGTGATGATATCATTATGAGTTGGCACGACTACATTACCGACTCTTACTATGGCAATTTGGCTTTGTACGATGGTCAAAAATGGTGGACCCCCGTACACCCACTACTCAAAGGAACGCGTAGAGCCAAGTTGTGTAAAGAAGGCCGTTTGCACCCCACCGTCATCCGGGTACCTGATTTGAAATATTTCAAAGAGGTAAGAATTATCAATGCCATGATACCTTTGGCAGAGAGTAGGCCGATTAAGGTGGACCAAATATTTTTGCCAGGACAGTAG
- a CDS encoding aminodeoxychorismate synthase component I, translating to MKNKVPWSGLRAQLNEWGRTREPFLLLADFELQQLQALRLSDIDPSVLRFQFHQHANYVIPSSEPSPPLEWTPSYVSAQRYQDAFQRVQEGLKRGDSFLTNLTFPTDITTNWTLEDIYHHTQARYKLWWKDHFTVFSPEIFVQIKDGRILSYPMKGTLPAYLRGEQLLADPKESAEHATIVDLIRNDLSQVASQVRVEDYRYLERLSTPRGGLWQTSTRIGGALKPDFHCHLGDILLRLLPAGSISGAPKVETINIIQAAEGQQRGFYTGIAAIWDGYELDSCVLIRFVEKHRDGLRYWSGGGITAYSTWEEEYQELKEKVYLPLRTVAKVDLSFS from the coding sequence GTGAAAAACAAAGTGCCCTGGTCTGGTTTACGTGCACAACTGAATGAGTGGGGGCGTACGAGAGAACCTTTCCTGCTGTTGGCAGACTTTGAACTTCAGCAGCTGCAGGCCTTGCGCTTATCGGACATTGATCCTTCTGTCCTTCGCTTTCAATTTCATCAGCATGCTAATTATGTAATTCCTTCTTCTGAACCTAGCCCTCCACTGGAGTGGACGCCTAGTTATGTCAGCGCACAACGTTATCAAGATGCTTTTCAACGGGTACAAGAAGGGCTCAAACGTGGTGATAGTTTTCTGACTAACCTTACTTTTCCAACCGATATTACGACCAACTGGACGCTGGAAGATATTTATCACCATACCCAAGCACGTTACAAATTGTGGTGGAAAGATCACTTCACTGTTTTCTCGCCAGAAATATTCGTACAAATCAAAGATGGCCGTATTTTATCTTACCCGATGAAGGGGACGCTACCCGCTTATCTACGTGGAGAACAATTGCTGGCCGATCCCAAAGAAAGTGCTGAACACGCTACGATCGTTGATTTGATCCGTAATGACTTGAGCCAGGTGGCTAGCCAGGTACGGGTGGAAGATTATCGCTATCTGGAACGCCTCTCCACACCCAGAGGTGGGCTATGGCAAACCAGTACGCGGATTGGTGGTGCGCTGAAACCCGATTTTCATTGTCATCTCGGTGATATATTGCTGCGACTGCTTCCCGCCGGGAGTATAAGTGGTGCTCCGAAAGTGGAAACAATCAACATTATTCAAGCAGCCGAAGGACAGCAAAGGGGCTTTTATACCGGTATCGCTGCTATTTGGGATGGTTACGAATTGGATAGCTGTGTGTTGATTCGTTTTGTGGAAAAACACCGCGATGGATTGCGTTATTGGTCAGGTGGTGGAATTACAGCTTACAGTACCTGGGAGGAAGAGTACCAGGAATTAAAGGAAAAGGTATACCTCCCTTTGAGAACGGTGGCAAAAGTAGATTTGTCCTTCTCGTAA
- a CDS encoding RsmD family RNA methyltransferase, with amino-acid sequence MRIIGGRFKGRRFNPPAKNWPTRPTTDYAKEGLFNILYNTFDFSEIRVLDLFGGTGNHSYEFISRGCRDVTYVDKFPGCVAFAKRTAKELDIESYMHINRADVFRFIQQQQAPYDYIFAGPPYPLPNIPEIPDLILAQQLLKPGGWLVLEHNPQHNFEKHPNLLQVRNYGTTIFSIFTVPVTEEE; translated from the coding sequence ATGCGTATTATAGGAGGAAGATTTAAAGGGAGGCGCTTTAACCCACCAGCGAAAAATTGGCCTACTCGGCCTACCACTGATTACGCTAAAGAAGGCTTGTTTAATATCCTTTACAATACTTTTGATTTTAGTGAAATAAGGGTGCTGGACCTTTTTGGAGGAACGGGTAACCATAGCTATGAATTCATTTCCAGAGGCTGCCGTGATGTCACTTATGTCGATAAATTTCCTGGTTGTGTAGCTTTCGCGAAACGCACTGCCAAAGAGCTCGATATAGAAAGCTACATGCACATCAACCGTGCTGATGTCTTCCGGTTTATTCAACAGCAGCAGGCTCCTTACGATTATATTTTTGCGGGTCCTCCTTACCCTTTGCCCAATATTCCGGAAATTCCAGATCTCATCTTAGCGCAGCAATTGCTCAAGCCTGGTGGTTGGCTTGTTTTAGAACACAACCCACAGCATAATTTTGAGAAGCATCCCAATTTGCTGCAAGTCCGTAACTACGGGACCACCATTTTTAGTATTTTTACCGTTCCGGTAACGGAGGAAGAATAA
- a CDS encoding DUF3822 family protein: MGVIRYDITEETFREQSLPQSELSILTGMDSSSYLITDPEQKALAIRAFSHPPSETWWQTDERLSAGFKKIRLAWLGPRFTLVPARLYNGDARQTILTDLTDLKDSDTILADALPELGAYLLYALDKEKLSEWRRVFVGCRFYHGLTPILHELAQYTRRQGRAQMYAYVRDGLLYLIGIERDRLLFCNAFTCHAAKDYLYYVLLAYEQCAWKPAQVPLKIFGEILPATEVYNLFYRYVRDVAFLNSKETSMMGPQARQHAVHLFYDLLSLQQYH, from the coding sequence TTGGGAGTAATTCGCTATGATATTACAGAGGAGACTTTCCGTGAGCAAAGTCTGCCTCAATCTGAACTGTCCATCCTTACCGGGATGGACAGTTCCAGTTATTTAATTACAGACCCTGAGCAAAAGGCTTTGGCCATCAGGGCTTTTAGTCATCCTCCGTCAGAGACTTGGTGGCAAACGGATGAAAGGTTGAGTGCAGGTTTTAAGAAAATTCGCCTGGCGTGGTTGGGACCCCGTTTTACACTGGTACCGGCCAGGCTCTACAATGGTGATGCTCGCCAAACAATCCTTACGGATTTGACCGACTTGAAAGACTCGGATACTATTCTGGCCGATGCGCTGCCAGAGCTTGGTGCTTACCTGCTATACGCGCTTGATAAGGAGAAACTGAGTGAATGGCGTCGGGTATTTGTGGGATGCCGCTTTTATCATGGCCTTACCCCCATCCTCCACGAGTTGGCTCAGTATACTCGTCGGCAAGGTCGTGCCCAGATGTATGCTTATGTGAGAGACGGACTTTTGTATCTCATTGGTATTGAGCGCGATCGGCTACTTTTTTGTAATGCCTTTACTTGTCATGCCGCGAAAGATTATCTTTACTATGTTTTACTCGCTTACGAGCAATGTGCTTGGAAGCCAGCTCAGGTTCCACTAAAAATTTTTGGTGAAATACTACCGGCGACAGAGGTCTACAACTTGTTTTATCGCTATGTACGCGATGTAGCGTTTCTGAATTCAAAAGAGACTTCAATGATGGGGCCTCAAGCCAGGCAACATGCTGTTCATCTTTTTTACGACTTACTAAGCCTTCAACAATATCATTAA
- a CDS encoding DUF697 domain-containing protein yields MRKQIKQFATKKIKESFMSSGKSDRAKHADTVVRNHVIWSMGASFLIPIPIADVFAVSALQLDMIRQLSRVYDVDFAETQGKAIITSLTSSTLARAGARSLIKLVPGIGTLIGGVTVSVFNGASTYALGEVFKRHFDSGGTILDFDTERLKKVYKEKFEKGKKVAKEWQAEAEQTETAEAQPTAQTEPAANVTNPPPATAKNTEETSIMDKLKSLAQMRDEGVITEEEFSEMKRKLIAGM; encoded by the coding sequence ATGCGAAAGCAAATCAAGCAATTTGCTACCAAGAAGATAAAAGAATCATTTATGAGTTCAGGAAAAAGTGATCGTGCCAAGCACGCCGACACCGTCGTACGCAATCATGTTATTTGGTCGATGGGAGCCAGCTTCCTCATCCCGATTCCCATTGCGGATGTTTTTGCCGTGAGTGCTTTACAGTTGGATATGATCCGACAATTGAGTCGGGTATATGATGTTGATTTTGCGGAAACGCAGGGCAAAGCCATCATTACTTCCCTAACGAGTAGCACACTGGCCCGCGCGGGTGCCCGTAGTCTGATCAAATTGGTGCCAGGAATTGGGACGCTCATTGGAGGAGTCACTGTTTCGGTATTCAACGGTGCTTCAACTTACGCTTTGGGCGAGGTCTTCAAGCGGCATTTTGATTCCGGTGGGACCATCCTCGATTTTGACACGGAACGACTGAAAAAAGTCTACAAAGAAAAGTTCGAGAAAGGCAAAAAGGTAGCCAAAGAATGGCAAGCAGAAGCAGAACAAACGGAAACTGCTGAAGCCCAACCAACGGCCCAGACGGAACCCGCAGCAAATGTTACTAATCCGCCACCTGCGACGGCGAAAAACACTGAGGAGACCTCCATCATGGATAAACTCAAAAGCCTGGCCCAAATGCGAGACGAAGGCGTTATCACGGAGGAAGAATTTTCGGAAATGAAACGCAAATTGATCGCGGGGATGTAA